GGCGCGCAAATATACGCGTGAGCATTATCTGGAGCTCGTTCGCAAAATCAAGGACGCGATCCCGAATGTCTCACTTTCTACCGATATTATTGTTGGCTTCCCAGGGGAAACCGATGAGCAGTTCGAAGATACGATTTCGATGGTGGAAGAGGTCAAATATGAATTTGCGTATACCTTCATTTATTCCCCACGTGAAGGTACACCGGCTGCTGTCATGGAAGACAACGTTCCAATGGAAGTGAAAAAAGCGCGCTTATATCGACTCAATGAAGTGTTGGCTCGCATCGCACTGGAGCAGAACAAAAAACTACAGGATCAGGTTGTCGAGGTACTGGTGGAAGGCGAATCGAGGACGAATGCGGAAGTGCTTGCGGGTCGTACGCGTACAAATAAGCTGGTCCATTTCACCGGCGACAAATCCTTGATCGGACAGTATGTTCACATAAAAATTACAGATGCGAAAACGTGGACACTTCACGGTGAACTCGTATCCAAAGTTGAGGTGTAGATCATTATGGAACAAACAAACGCATATACACAGAAAGAAATTCTCGATAAAGCTCGCGAGCTTGCAGCGATGATTGCACGTACGAATGAAGTTGATTTCTTCAAACGTGCCGAATTGCAAATCAAGAACAATGAACGTGTGCAAGATTTGATTGATACCTTGAAGCAGAAGCAAAAGCAAATGGTGATGTTTGAATCCATCAACAAGCCGGAACTGGTGAAAAAAGTGGAAGATGAGTACAGCCAATTGCATGAGGAACTGGATGCCATTCCAATTGTTACGGAATTCAAGCAATCGCAGGTCGATGTGAATGATCTTTTGCAAATGGTCACGAACGTGATCACGAACACCGTTTCGGAGCGTATTATTTTGGATACAGGCGGAAACCCATTGACAGGAGAGACGGGTGGCGGGCCTGAAAAGAAAAAATCTGGCGGCTGCTGCTCCTAATTCTTGAAGGAAAGCTTTCCCGGCGCTGTTTTGATGAATACCCAACAACTTTCCCAAATATAAAGTGGTTGTTTGCACGCTAGTCGAATGCCCTGCATACAAATGTACAGAAACGTTGTATGGAGGAGGTAACGAAATGTCGGGTATAGACAAAGATCTACAGTGCCGGGAACTTATCGCGAAAGCAGTCTGCGGCAAAGGCCATAAATTTTCTATTACCACCCACACCATCATACCGTCGCAAACTCCTTCGACGATCCTCGGATGCTGGATTATAAACACGAACTTCCAAGCAGAGAAAGTCGGAGATGCCGTTGAAGTATCTGGTATGTATGACGTCAACCTGTGGTTTTCGTTTGCTAATAACACGCAAACCGAAGTCAAGCGGGAAACTGTTCAGTTCTCCGTACTCGTACCGCTTACGTTCTTCGACAAAAACTGCAGAGGCGATTTGGAAATCGTCGCACGCGCCGTGGAGCAACCGAAGTGCATAAAAGCGGAGTTAAGTGGTGGTGGCACAATCACAGTCAGAGTGGAAAGTGAATATGCAGTAGAGGTCATTGGAGAAACAAAGGTGTGCGTTGTCGTCTGCAATAGTTGTGATGAAAAAGAGTTTCATCTGGTTGACGACTTTGAAGACAACAGTGACGAGTTTGATGACTTTGATTCCGCTACGCTACTCGACGAGCTCGATTAAAGAGGAGAAATTATCTCCTCTTTTTTCTTTTTTCGGATGCGTACCATTCACACTTTTTTCTGGGCGCAGTCATAAGATAACGAAAGAAAAGCGGGGAGTGTGGAAGGCATGATTCTACGCACAAGGGCGAGTCAGCAAGCTAACAAGCAGGAGACGCCAGCAACACAACCGATGACGGCCAACGCGAAAGAAGTCGTTGCGTATTTGCATCGTCCAGAAATCGGGCGCTGGTTGCTCCGTATGGGGAGAATACCTGTTACGACAGGAAAAGCTGCGCGACCAGGCTGGCGAACATATAGGCTCTGCCTGTACCAAGACTATGTACTAAATATCGCCAGGAGCGAGGAGCAATCACAATGGCTGCTGCATCGCCTAGAGGAACCCGAGTGGCATTCCGTCTCCTTGCCTTCCACTGAGACAGAGATCCATGTGGTGCAAGTGCTGGCTGCGCGCAGTTTGTATGCCGCCGGAGCCGATGCGGGTCAAGTGACGGTCATGGCGGCTTCTCCCCATCGACTTAAGGTCGTCGAGGTGGAACCAAATTGGCCAGCCAACCATGCTGACGAATATATGCAGCGTGCCCGAGATTGGTGGGAAGCTCGGATGCGCAAACAGCCGCAAAAGCTGCAAAGCATGGGGGCTGATCCCGAATTTGCTTTGCGGAAGCCCACAGGAGAAATGGCACTTGCTTCTGACTTCCTGAGCATCCATGGGACGGTTGGATGTGATACGACACGCTACCGGGAAGAATTAGGTCTCCATCAACACCCAGTTGCAGAGTTGAGACCTGCGCCATCGGAGGACCCTGATCAATTATTTATGCATATATACGATAATCTGGCACTCGCATACCAAAAAATAGGGAACGCGTCTATCGAATGGCTCGCTGGCGGAATGCCGTTTCAAGGTTACCCAATCGGCGGGCATATTCATTTTGGCGGGCTCACACCTACTTTTTCTCTTCGACGAAAGCTGGATGCGTACTTGGCTCTTCCCCTTGTTCTGATTGAGGATGCAGGCTGTATGAACCGCAGAGAGCGCTATGGATTTTTGGGGGATGTAAGGGAGAAGGAATATGGATTCGAATATCGTACACTTCCGAGTTGGCTCGTTGATCCCCTTGTCACTCGAGGTATTCTTCATTTGGCCCATTTGGTTGCAACCAATTACGAGAAGCTACAAGCGACGCCTCATCTAAAGCTCCCGCTTATCAAGGCGTACTACCAGGGCGAAAAAGAAAAGCTCCTGCCGTACGTAGTCCAAGTATGGGAAGAAGTAAAGGAGCTACCAGGCTATACGCTGTCACGCATTCATTTGGATCGATACTTTTCTTTTTTAATCGAAAGCCAATCATGGAGAACGGATGAAGACCTGCGCAAGACATGGAAGCTACCATAAACGGATACTGCCATCGGATGCAGGGTCAACATTACCGTATAATCATGATATAATAGCGACGAGAATTCGTAGGCTAGGAGAAGAAAATCATGGCTCAATATACCCCGATGATTCAACAGTATCTGGCTATCAAAAAAGATTATCCGGATACTTTCTTATTTTTTCGCTTAGGCGATTTTTATGAACTGTTTTTTGAT
The window above is part of the Brevibacillus antibioticus genome. Proteins encoded here:
- a CDS encoding RicAFT regulatory complex protein RicA family protein encodes the protein MEQTNAYTQKEILDKARELAAMIARTNEVDFFKRAELQIKNNERVQDLIDTLKQKQKQMVMFESINKPELVKKVEDEYSQLHEELDAIPIVTEFKQSQVDVNDLLQMVTNVITNTVSERIILDTGGNPLTGETGGGPEKKKSGGCCS
- the cotE gene encoding outer spore coat protein CotE; this translates as MSGIDKDLQCRELIAKAVCGKGHKFSITTHTIIPSQTPSTILGCWIINTNFQAEKVGDAVEVSGMYDVNLWFSFANNTQTEVKRETVQFSVLVPLTFFDKNCRGDLEIVARAVEQPKCIKAELSGGGTITVRVESEYAVEVIGETKVCVVVCNSCDEKEFHLVDDFEDNSDEFDDFDSATLLDELD
- a CDS encoding putative amidoligase domain-containing protein — translated: MILRTRASQQANKQETPATQPMTANAKEVVAYLHRPEIGRWLLRMGRIPVTTGKAARPGWRTYRLCLYQDYVLNIARSEEQSQWLLHRLEEPEWHSVSLPSTETEIHVVQVLAARSLYAAGADAGQVTVMAASPHRLKVVEVEPNWPANHADEYMQRARDWWEARMRKQPQKLQSMGADPEFALRKPTGEMALASDFLSIHGTVGCDTTRYREELGLHQHPVAELRPAPSEDPDQLFMHIYDNLALAYQKIGNASIEWLAGGMPFQGYPIGGHIHFGGLTPTFSLRRKLDAYLALPLVLIEDAGCMNRRERYGFLGDVREKEYGFEYRTLPSWLVDPLVTRGILHLAHLVATNYEKLQATPHLKLPLIKAYYQGEKEKLLPYVVQVWEEVKELPGYTLSRIHLDRYFSFLIESQSWRTDEDLRKTWKLP